The DNA sequence CAGGATGGCCGCCGCCCGAATCGTCCGACCGATGAAATGCGTTGCGGGGCTCATCGTTGCTCCTTCTGCGTGGCCTGGCACGAATCGCTCGGAGCGCCCGTCGTGATCTCCTCCACGATGCACCGGGTCAGGCAACCGGCGGCCTGCAGCTTGGCGCCATCCTTCCACAAACGGGCAAGCAGCGCCTTGCCCGCACCGTCGATGAAGGTGACCCCGGACAGGTCCACGATCGGATGCCCCGGCCGGGGATCGGGCATGTTGCGCCAGGCACGATCCAATTCGTCCACCCAGGGGCCGGCCAGCCGGCCTTCCACCTCGAGCGTCGCTCCCGATGTCTCCTCGCGAACCGTGATTTTCAGCATCGGAAATGCCCTTTCACCAGACGAGCCGCGTCATGCGGCTTCAGAACTCGTGGAATCCGGGTAATCGGTGTAGCCCTTCGGCCCCGGCGTATAGAACGTGGTTGGGTCCGGTTGCGCCAGGAGGGCGGCGGTCCGGAACCGACGCACCAAATCGGGATTGGCGATGAACGGCCTGGCGAAGCCGATCATGTCCGCCTGCCCCAAGCTCAACAGCTCATTCGCACTCTCGCGATCGAATCCGCCGGTGGCGATGATCGGCCCCGTGAAATGCGTCCGCATGAGGGCGATCGGATCGAACGTCTGCTCCTGCTGCGGAAGCTTCCCCGATCGCTGCACGTGCAGATAGGCCAGCCCCAGAGGGTTGATGGCCTTGGCCAGGTAGGGATAGAGGTCGAGCGGATCGTTCTCCTGGATGTCGTTGAAGGTATTGCCGGGGCTGACGCGCAGACCGATCCGGCTCGCCGACCCGGCCCCATCCGCCATGGCTTCCAGCGTCTCGATGACGAGGCGCGCCCGGTTCTGGACGGTGCCTCCGTAGTGGTCCGTCCGTCGGTTGCTGTTGGAGGCCAGGAATTGCATCGGCAGGTAGCCGTTCGCCCCGTGCAGCTCGACCCCGTCGAATCCGGCCAGCATGGCGTTGATCGTCGCCTGCCGGTACTCGTCAATGACCGACGGGATCTCTTCCGTTGCCAGGGCGCGGGGCATGCTGTGGTCCTGGAGCCCCAGGGCATCGGTGTACATCTGCCCGGCTGCGCGGATCGCCGAGGGGGCGACGGGCGGGCCATCCACCGTCCGGTTCAGACGGTGGGCGATACGCCCCGTATGCATGAGTTGGAGGACGATCCGCCCGCCGCGCGCGTGGACCGCCTCCGTCACCTTCCGCCAGGACGCGATCTGTTCGGGCGAGTGCATGCCCGGGGTCCGCGGGTACCCCTGGCCGTTCGCGCTGGGCTGCGTCCCTTCCGTGATGATCAGGCCTGCCTCCGCCCGCTGCGCATAATAGGTCGCGGCCAGATCAGACGGCACCCCCGTGACGCTGGCCCTGCTTCTCGTCATCGGCGCCATGACGATCCGGTTGTTCAGCTCCAGTGCACCGCTCACGATCGGCTCGAACAATGGCTCGCTCATTTCTTATTCCTCCTCCTCGTGCCGCACTCAGACTGCCGATCTTCAGAACATGGAAAAGACCTGACGTATCCTCCGGCGTGGCCCCGAATGAGTCGGCCCTCCGGCCTGACCGTTCCCGGCCGCCCGGCTCTGCTGCCGGGAGACGTGAGCGGTTTGTACCTTGAGCCCGTTAACGGCAACCAGGAGAGCCAGCAGCATGACAACCGATAGAGCGGGAAATATGATCATCATCCAGGACATGATGCCCTCCTTTCTTCTTCAAAAATCCATAGACACTGTTCGGTAGAGCAAAGGCCGTTCCATGCCGTGGACGGCATAGCAAACTATGACGCAAGACGATGATTAACAATAAATTATTCGCATCGTCATGATGACTGACTCGTCTGGAATTGATCAGGTGCCGATCGGCAGGCGCCGACATGACGGCACGATGCCGATATGTCGGCACGCAAAACCGCTTCGATTGGAACTGTTTTATCGAGGGCGGGAGATGTGGAGCTTCTGCATTCTGGATTGAAGCGTAGTCCGTTTCATGCCGAGTTTGGCTGCGGCGCCGGTGGAACCGCCAATCACCCAGCCGGTGGCGTTGAGCGCGCGCAGAATATGTTCGCGCTCCGCTGCTTCGAGCGTGGCGACCGGCTGGAGCTCATCCCTGGCCGCCGCCTTCAACTCCGCGAGCGGTACGTGCAGGTCGGCGCCACGGGAGAGAATGACGGCTCGCTCGATCAGGTTCTCCAACTCGCGGACATTGCCGGGCCAGTGATACCGGGACAAGGCGGCCATGACGCCGCTCGGGACGGTCTCGATCCGCTTGTTCATCCGCCTGGCGAATTTCTGCGCGAAGTAACGGACGAGCGAGGGAATGTCCTCCCGGCGTTCGCGGAGCGGCGGCACCGTGAGGGGAAAGACATTGAAGCGATAGTAGAGATCGCTGCGGAATTGTTTCTCGGCGACCAGGCGGACGTTGACCCGAATCGTCTTCGTGCTGCCAAGCCGTTCGAACTCCTGCTCCTGCAACACTCGCAACAATTTGGATTGCAGCTCGAGCGGAATGTCGCCCACTTCGTCGAGAAACAGGGTCCCCCCGTCGGCCAGCTCGAACCGTCCGATTTTCGTGGCGATCGCCCCGGTAAACGCGCCTTTTTCGTGACCGAACAATTCGCTTTCCACCAGCCCGCTCGGGATAGCCGCGCAGTTCATTTTGACGAAAGTCCTGCCGCGCCGGCCGCTGCGATTGTGGATGGCGCGGGCCAGCAATTCCTTGCCGGTTCCGGTCTCGCCCAGAATCAGGACCGTGGAATCGGTCGGAGCCACGATCTCCACCTGCTGCAGGACCCGCCTGAGGGCCGGCCCGTCCCCGACGATCTCTTCGAAGTTGTACTCGTTCTGGATTTCCCCTTCGAGGTAGAGCTTTTCCTTGCTCAGCTTGTCCTTCAGCTCGGCGATCTCCCGATACGCCAGCGCGTTCTCGACCGCGATCGCGATCTGGCTCGCCACCTGGGTCAGCAAATCCACGTCGTCCTGGCCAAAGGCATCGGCGCGCAGGCTGGCGATGTTGAGGGTCCCCAGTTGCCGGTTGCGCGATCGGAGCGGCACGCAGCAGATAGATTTGATCCCTTCGGCCAGCAGCAGCTTCACGAACTCCGCCGTGAACGTCTGCAATTCGTTCTCGCCGAACCGTTGCGGCTTCTCCGAGCGAAGCGCGACGCCCGCCGGGGTCCCCTCGACCGGATTCACCATGCCTTCATGGAGCAAACCCTTGCTCACGGGAAAATCCAGGGCATAGAGGCGGAACCGGTCGCCCTCCGGTTCGTGCAAAGCCAGGCTGGTATAGTCGTTCGGCAGCACGCGGCGGAGGGAGGCCGCCGTGGCGGCAAACACATCCCGAAACTCCAAGTGCGAGACCACGGCATTGTTGACCTCCAGCAAGAGCATGAGCCGGTCGCGCTCCCTGGCCAGGTGCTGCTGGGAGGCTTGAACCGCCTCGTAGTTCAGGACGTTGTCGATCGCCACCGCCACTTGCTTGGTGACTTGATCGAGGAACGCCAGCTCCGCGTCCCCGAAGGCGCAAGGCTTGAGGCTTCCGAACCCCATGGTGCCAAGGCGGCGTACCGCCGTGGTGAGCGGGAACATGCACAACGACGCCACGCCGATGTCTCTGAGGATCGCAAGCCCTTTGGGAAAGCGCGTTTCGTCTTTCAGGCAGGGCACGATGAGCGGCTGTTGGTGCGTCCACACCCAGCCGCCTGCCGACTCGGCGACCGGCAATTCCATTCCGGAAGGCAGGGTTTTGGACTCGGAGGTTTCCAGCACATGGACGCGCATGACGTCCCGCGCCGGATCGTGCAGGAGAAATCCGACATACTCAAACCGAACGACCGCGGGGAGGCGACGGGCCAGTTCCCGGCACAAAGCGGCCAGATCACGGTGTGCGGCGATCGCTTCCGTGACCTCCAGCAGGGCGCCATACCGGTCGGCGCCGGGCTCCGCCGTCAGTGATCCAGGCTTCTCCGCCATGCCCGCTAGTATGGCGACGCCCTATCCGTTATGCAACTGAGGAGCGACGTTCAGGGCAGGATGATGGCCTGCTCGGGATAGCCCAGGGCTTTCAGATTTCCTTCCAGCGCGTCCACCATCGGCGGAGGCCCGCAGAGGAAGACGACCGTATCGGAGCCCGGCGGCGGCAGGTGCGTGCGGAGCATGTCCGGCGTCACCCGCCCGACGCCCATCGACCACCCGGTGGGCGGTTGGCCGAGGACGTGGTAGCAGTGGAAATTGAGGTGCTCGCGGGCCGCTTGCTCGAACTCCTCCCGCAAAATGATATCGGCCTCGGTCTTGTTCGCGAAGACCAACCACAGTTCGACCGGCAAGCGCTTCGCCAGAATCCACCGGATGATGGAGATCATCGGAGTGATGCCGGTGCCCCCGGCGACGAACCCGACCCTGGTCGCCATCCCGTCGACCCAGTGGCCTCCCGCGTACGGCCCGCTGATCTCCACCGTCTCGCCGACCCGGCGGTCGTGCAAATACTTGGAAACCGCCCCGGTTTCATACCGTTTCACGGTGAGTTCAAAAAATCCGAGGGTGCCGACGAGGGATGACGGCGTGTAGGGCCGCTTCACGGCCTTGCCGTTCACCGTGGCATGCACGGTCACATGATCGCCGGGCAGCAGATCCAGCGTGGCATCGGCCGGCAGGGCAAACCGGAACGTTTTGGTGTCGTGGGTTTCGGGACGAAGCTCGGCAAGGAGATAGGGGGTCGGGGTTTTCGTTTTGATGCGGATCACATCCGCCATGCAACCCCCGCGACGGATGGGCGATCTAATTCCAGGTGACCTGATCCTGGTTCACCAGGAAGTCGATCAACTCGATGCTGTCCCGAAGCTCGGCTTGGGCATGCTCGGACATGGGGAGGATCGCCCCCACCGGCTTGCCCGCTTCCAGTTCTTCCAGGGCCGGCAGGCCATCGAGGCTGGACTTTTCAAGTTCCGAACGGAAGGCAGCCATCGGCTCTCCCTACCTTCACCGGCCTATTCGACCGGTGTCTTCAAATTATATAAGCAAGGAATAAGCAAGGAATGCGCCAAGTCAAGGGAACGAGTTCATCATACCACAAGAAGTCTTCCAAGAAAGGCCGGAGGCAAAACTCGCCGGCAGGGGAAAAATCAGCCGATCGGGGGCGTTGAGCAGGAGGTTCAAAATGGCCACCGCTTTCACCCTCCCAACCCCGGCGCGCCAAGACGCGCCATCTCCACGGGCGAGGCCGCAGAAAGCGAGGACCAGGAGGAGGGACATATCAAGCTTTGCTTGAACCGCTCGCTTCGATCACATGCGAGCGGATAGTTATTTTGCCCGCGCCCGATCGTATGCTGAGGGGTCGAGCGACCGAGAACAAAGCGGGAGGCCTTTTTCAACATCCTGTCATGGGCGCGCGCTCATTGGAGGCAACGCCCCGAGATAGGCAAACTCGCCCCGTCGGACCAGGGGCGTCTCGGGACGGAGCCGAAAATCATCCCGCTGCGGATCGACGAACAGCGGGTCCCCGACGATGTCCGACTCCCCTTTCAGCTCCGCTTGTCCATCGGCCGGCTCGGTCCGGCGATATTCGGACTCGCTGTTGTAGAGCGCATTGGTGGAGAGGGTCGCCAGACTCGAGGGCCCCAGCAGGAAGCCCACTTTATTGAGTCCCACGATGTTCCCGGAGGCCACGCTGCTGGAGGCCCCGAGAAAGGCGGCCCCGCCGCCATTCTTCACAATCGTGTTGCTCACTAATATCGCGCGGGCCTTATCCGTGACCACCACCCCTTCGAACAGGCTGCGGACGATCACGTTCCGCTCCAGCCGCACGTCGGACCTGCCGGCGATGATGACGCCGTGGTCGTTGTCGTGGATGTAATTGCCCACCAGCGTGGCTTGCGAGTCGGCAAATTGGACCCCGGTCGTTTCGCTTCCCCCGATGTCGCATTGTTCGATCCGGACATCCTGGACCTGCTGCCCGAATACCATCCCATTGATGCGGATATGGTGCAGCCGGATGTTGCGTCCGTTGAAGATGCCCATCGCATGCCCGCCGTGTTCATAGATGGTCAGGCCGCTGATTTCGATCTCCGTCGCCCCGTAGGGCCACTTGCCGATATGGAAGACGCCGACCCGCTCGCGGCCCAGGACTTTGACCCGGTCCGCCCCCGCCCCGATCAGCTTCAACCGTTCCTTGCTGTGAATCGTGACATCTTCCCGATACTCCCCCGCCTTGACTTGTACCGTGTCCCCATCGTGGGCGTCGTCGATCGCATCCTGGATGGACGTGAATTGGCCGGACCCGTCTCCCGCCACGACCAGCGTGCGCGGCCCCTGGTTCGCAGGCTTGCCGTCGGGGATCGCCAGGGCCGTGCCGTGGCCCAGGCACAGAAATAGGATCAGGAGGACGGTCGGTCGGATGGCCGCATGCAT is a window from the Nitrospirota bacterium genome containing:
- a CDS encoding anti-sigma factor antagonist gives rise to the protein MLKITVREETSGATLEVEGRLAGPWVDELDRAWRNMPDPRPGHPIVDLSGVTFIDGAGKALLARLWKDGAKLQAAGCLTRCIVEEITTGAPSDSCQATQKEQR
- a CDS encoding alkene reductase, which gives rise to MSEPLFEPIVSGALELNNRIVMAPMTRSRASVTGVPSDLAATYYAQRAEAGLIITEGTQPSANGQGYPRTPGMHSPEQIASWRKVTEAVHARGGRIVLQLMHTGRIAHRLNRTVDGPPVAPSAIRAAGQMYTDALGLQDHSMPRALATEEIPSVIDEYRQATINAMLAGFDGVELHGANGYLPMQFLASNSNRRTDHYGGTVQNRARLVIETLEAMADGAGSASRIGLRVSPGNTFNDIQENDPLDLYPYLAKAINPLGLAYLHVQRSGKLPQQEQTFDPIALMRTHFTGPIIATGGFDRESANELLSLGQADMIGFARPFIANPDLVRRFRTAALLAQPDPTTFYTPGPKGYTDYPDSTSSEAA
- a CDS encoding GAF domain-containing protein, which codes for MAEKPGSLTAEPGADRYGALLEVTEAIAAHRDLAALCRELARRLPAVVRFEYVGFLLHDPARDVMRVHVLETSESKTLPSGMELPVAESAGGWVWTHQQPLIVPCLKDETRFPKGLAILRDIGVASLCMFPLTTAVRRLGTMGFGSLKPCAFGDAELAFLDQVTKQVAVAIDNVLNYEAVQASQQHLARERDRLMLLLEVNNAVVSHLEFRDVFAATAASLRRVLPNDYTSLALHEPEGDRFRLYALDFPVSKGLLHEGMVNPVEGTPAGVALRSEKPQRFGENELQTFTAEFVKLLLAEGIKSICCVPLRSRNRQLGTLNIASLRADAFGQDDVDLLTQVASQIAIAVENALAYREIAELKDKLSKEKLYLEGEIQNEYNFEEIVGDGPALRRVLQQVEIVAPTDSTVLILGETGTGKELLARAIHNRSGRRGRTFVKMNCAAIPSGLVESELFGHEKGAFTGAIATKIGRFELADGGTLFLDEVGDIPLELQSKLLRVLQEQEFERLGSTKTIRVNVRLVAEKQFRSDLYYRFNVFPLTVPPLRERREDIPSLVRYFAQKFARRMNKRIETVPSGVMAALSRYHWPGNVRELENLIERAVILSRGADLHVPLAELKAAARDELQPVATLEAAEREHILRALNATGWVIGGSTGAAAKLGMKRTTLQSRMQKLHISRPR
- a CDS encoding DUF1565 domain-containing protein, producing the protein MGEGYHGPAALTRNSFGAGLTDRGRSLYHARMHAAIRPTVLLILFLCLGHGTALAIPDGKPANQGPRTLVVAGDGSGQFTSIQDAIDDAHDGDTVQVKAGEYREDVTIHSKERLKLIGAGADRVKVLGRERVGVFHIGKWPYGATEIEISGLTIYEHGGHAMGIFNGRNIRLHHIRINGMVFGQQVQDVRIEQCDIGGSETTGVQFADSQATLVGNYIHDNDHGVIIAGRSDVRLERNVIVRSLFEGVVVTDKARAILVSNTIVKNGGGAAFLGASSSVASGNIVGLNKVGFLLGPSSLATLSTNALYNSESEYRRTEPADGQAELKGESDIVGDPLFVDPQRDDFRLRPETPLVRRGEFAYLGALPPMSARP